The sequence GAAACTACCACATATACTTGCAAGTGCGCCACTAAGAAAAGCAATCAGGCATGTTTTCTGGGACTCTGTCCCTGCTATTTAAAAGAACTGCACTAACAGAACAAGGCTAAGGAGGAGCAAAATAAGGACAATATCGGTAGTCATGCAAGTGGGTAGACATATGTACTGCCATAACTTGAAAATCACGAGCTTCATCAAGAAACACATGCAAAGACGAAAAAGAGTTTCAACAAGAAACACATGTAAAGACGAAAAAAGTTTTTTTCAGCTAGCAGAAGATTACCAGTTCATCTTACCCAGGCACACTGCCATAACTTGAATGTAGCTTGTACATATTATACGTATTCACTGTTTTATTGAGATAGTATATCAACACTATAATGCTGAAAATGCAAGCAGATAAACAAAACTGCACTACAATCACCCATACACGCCACTAAATTTTATATGAGCACCTAGAACTATTTTATGGTGATAAAACAATGGAAGCACGTTGGCAACACAATTGTAAAATAAACTATATTCAAGGAAATCTGCACTTGCCCGGTTTGATAGCAAAGCATTTTCTACGTGTTCTGAGAATACCACAGTTTTTTAGACTACCATGCTGAAAAAGAGCCCACGTGCATATTCATGTGCCTCTCGACACACATCTCCTTCCATGTATTGTGTGAACAAATAAATAATCTATATACTGAAAAAATTAATATAATGAACTTGAAGAAAACAACTATATCATTCTGACCAACTTTGTTCAAACACGACCAGACTCCAGACCACATTTTTTATGTCATTAGTTCTAAAAGGAGCGATAGAAGAGTGCTGGAGGTACAAATAAGAatcatttcatattacaaatagaaAATGTGAGAAGGACTGCTGGAGGTACAAATAAGAatcatttcatattacaaatagaaCATATCTTTGCATCAGTAGTTGTCGATTAACAATACATTTAGACATCCAATAGATCCAAAGTGCACACATAATTACAGTATAATTGTAGACCACAGGGTATCCGTTGCCAAGTTATTTATTGTTCCATGGCCTGTAAAAATGAAGAGTAGTGTAGTGTCACACTATTGGTACAGGAAAATTGCTGCAACTACGAAAagaaaaactgattttttttttgtttATCCACAGTATAGTGCCTGGCCATCAATATTATTGCAGTAAATGTCATAAATCATATAAACACATATATCAGGAAGTTATTCTAATGCTCTAGTAACATAATATAATAACTAATATATTAACAACACTATTGCTTGAAGGGTCCAATCAGAAGCTCCTACTTATTTTAGTCTGCCAAGCAATCCGTGTGTGCTGCAATCTTCAAGCAAAATTTACTTTTTGCATAGATCACAATAATAAAGGCAACAAGCGGTAGATTTTTCATGAATTTGTTGCTGCTACCCAGATAGAAAATTGAAGGCAGCCTACCTCATCTTCCCAAGTTGATTGTGAGACTTACTTTATTCCAGAACGTGATGTCCATGTGCCACCAAAATGTCTCCCACGGATGCCATTGACACCACTACTTGCTAGTTATTCCATAGTTGATAGTGAGAACATTCCACATCTGCAGCCATAAAAAATAATCAATTGAATGGAGTCCTTATAACGGGGAAACATAACTTGAAGGTAGCAATCCTTGATATCCATCAGTTCTGACACAACAATAGCAAATAGGAGAAGTTAAAGAAAGATCTAAAACCAGGTGTGCTGCTCCAATGAATCTGTGTGTAACAAGAAAGAGAGgtcggggaagagagagagagagggcacaaAGGGGAAAGGGGGAGTACATGCGTGTCAAGGGTAGCCTGGCCTCCCTCCTGCTCCAGATCAGGAACCTGGGAGAAGGTGAGGAGAGGTGGCGACGAGGTGCGAGCCAGCTAGCGTGGCTGCTGCTCCCCTTCTCTTATCGAGGCCGGACTGAGGACGCGCTGCggctgctgctcctctcctcttactGACGCGGTCGGTCCGTGGTGGAcgcgggcgaggaggaggaggccccgccgccgcctggcTTGTCCACCGCCATGGATTTCTCTCCGATGCGGCAGGGGTTTGGGGCGGCGATGTGGCAACAGCAGGAGCGGAGGCGGCAGCGGCGACAGGAGGAGTAGGCGGGGAAGGGAAGAGGCAGGAGGGGGAGGAGAGTGCGGGAGCGGGCGACGGCTAGGGTTCGTCAACTGAGCGACTGAGTTTTATACATCTAGACGTGAAATTATCAAAATGCCCCCGGTGGGGCACCGAATTAACAGGCGATGGCATAGCGATTTAAAGGCGACGTGGAGGCAACGGTTGTGACTACGAGTTTAGAAGGGTTTATATGTTCAATAAAAGGGGTATAGTTTAGGGAAACGCTTGAGTCACGTAATCTTGTTATCGCTGATTGTGGTTGGGCCTTTTATCTACGTCCTTGGTATACTTAAGTCTGTTTATTGTCAGCATCAATGGCCTCTCTCGCCACTTTGCGCTGCAAGCAAATGATTATAACTCGTTCCTTGCACTCTCTCCGGATCAAAGGCATTGCTTGGTGATATTGATGTGCAGGTAGCAGTACACTGGATTTAGCTAGGGCTATCAAGAATTAATTATAACTTTCATGTCGAGCGTCAGTTTGTGCAACTATTACATGAAGGACGTACTGTGTTGTTGCCTTTCGGTGTTACGTGCATTCTCTGTTTCTAAATAcaagacgttttggcagttcaatTGGAGAGAGacagttttttttctttctagaaACAGAACACCATGCAACAAGAGCAAGTTCTCCCATGTGAAAATAGAATGCACGCAGCATCTTCACAAAGTAGCAGAGGATCACTTTGTCCGCACATAATAAAGTTAAGTTTGTTCTCGAAGGTAATACTTTTATTGTAATTCcgcaaaaagaaaaacttttattgtGCGTACAAAAAATATGCCATAAAAGTCATTTCCATTAGTTGGCTTATTAAGAAAAGTCGAGAAACATGAATGGACTAGAGCGGACCTGTCCACGACAACGGGACGGGGCCAGTGAAGCTGAGGCGCAGGAGCTGCCAGCTTGCGTCCATGGTCCATATGCacccaccaatttccaccatgcaTGAAAATAAAGTTTGAATTGGCACGCCGCACGCACACTGACTATTGTGGCCACTGACTAGTACGTACTTGCAACGCATGGTTACACACTCATGCACGAGTATAACATGAGATGCACCACCCAAGCAGTTTTTGCCAAGAGCACTTGAGAATCACCAGCATCCCAACTTGTTTCTTGCAGAGTTCTTGCTTGTGTATACATACCATACCACAGGCCACTGCTGAATCCATGGCGAAATGCTTCCTGGTGCTCGCCTTCTTGGCGTTTCTCCTGCCAGCGGCCTACGCGATGTGCCACCCTGACGACCTCCAAGCGCCGCGGGGCTTCGCCAGGAAGGTACTTGGATCTCTCAAATAATTCATTTTGGTCAGTGAGGTACCCAAGGGTTTGACACTACTCAAGGGCCTCACCGTTGTCGGTCGTTCACTAGGTATTGCTTTCACTAACTTGCTATTGTATGTGAAGAGCAATAGAAGAACACTCCAACAACAACAGCCAAATACCATTACTGGGACCAACAACAGTGTCAGATCTGGGAGTGGTAATATTGTATCTGGGAACAGCAACACTGTCGTATCTGGGGACAACAACAATGTTTCTGGGAGCAACAACACAGTCACATCTGGGAGCAACAATGTCATAGTTGACAGCAACCATGTCGTAACTGGGAACAACAATACTGTATCTGGCAGGAACAATATGGTAACTGGGAACAATAATGTTGTATCAGGGAGCAACCATGTCGTGTCCGGGGACAACAAAGTCGTAACTGGCGGTTAATGACCTGTCAGTGGATTGATTTCGGCTTCCCTGGTGCAGCTCATACATCCTTGTCCAAGTTCAGTGTGGCTCACAATTAGTTGGTGGGCCCATTCGTGCTTGCAACTTCATGGATATAGCATCCTACCTACTTAAAATAAAATTTCCCTAAATATCTATAGATTTTTTTACATAATAAATGCTGACCTGCACAGCAATGGCGACTTGCAGCTTATGTACAAGTTTTCATCGTGGATGTCTAGATGTGGGTATTTCATCTCTTCTGTTATCTGTAATGTGTGATGATTTCCTATATATGAAGATTGGTCTATGAATTATAAGTGCTCAATGTCATCTAGGTATACACTTCTCACGTGCAACTGTTAACATTACATAGATAAATGGGAAATGTTTGGATGAACGAGATAGAGCAAAAGAGCAGAGATTAATGTTGGCGTCAAGTCGCCCTTATGTAGTGCTAAACCTTTGTCTACCCCTGCAAATTAGACTATGTCTAAGGCTCCTCGTTTCTTTTTGACGATGCACTTGTGTTGAAGTATTGGTGCAGTTGACACGTGTCACGGCTAGCCTTGGTCTTTCTAGTATTGTGGACATGCGTCAGTGGTGATGCATGCAACCACTAGGACGCGGCCGGACAGTTGCTTGGGAGGCCAGTTGCTACGGAAGGTAGCAAATTTAATTGATCCAATCCTCAATAGTTGGGATGGCGATCTTCTCAGACATAGTCTATGACCTATTGATGTCCAGTGAGTGCTTGTGATCACTATATCGCAACATGATAAGCCAGATTTCGTAGCTTGAAATTtcataaaaaaaacagaaattttttggTTCAGTCTGCTTATTTTGTGGAATGGGACCACCAATATGGGAACAAGTTATGACATATCAATGGGATGGGACGGGGGAGGATTTGGAAACTTTCTTGTCCAGCAAAGGTTAAAATATTTATTTGGCATATGCTTCATGGCACTCTTTCGTGCCATGTTAAGCTAGCTAATAGACATGTGAAAGTCTCACCTGACTGTCCTGCTCatctgggccagaagacacaaaGCATCTGTTGTTTCTATGCGACAgggcaaaaaaagtctggagaagGCTAGCGATAGACGATATTATCGATAGAGCTTGTAAAAAAGATTATGCGGGTAAGGCAGTCTTGGAATATTTACTTTCATTGCCAAATCAGGAACTATGTATTATGggcactacgggtgagaaagtctcatcgtagtcaaccccttgaacttctcgaaaaccttttgcaacaagtcgagctttatagacagttatattaccatcagcgtcagtcttcttcttaaagatccatttattctcaatggcttgccgatcatcgggcaagtcaaccaaagtccatactttgttttcatacatggatcccatctcagatttcatggcttctagccattttgcggaatccgggctcatcatcgcttcctcatagttcgtaggttcatcatggtcaagtaacatgacttccataataggattaccgtaccactctggtgcggatcttactctgatagacctacgaggttcagtagaaacttgatctgaagtttcatgatcattatcattagcttcctcactaattggtgtagttgtcacaggaactggttctcgtgatgaactactttccaataagggagtagatacagttatctcatcaagttctactttcctcccactcacttctttcgagagaaactccttctctagaaaggatccattcttagcaatgaataacttgccttcggatctgtgacagaaggtgtacccaatagttacctttgggtattctatgaagacgcacttctccgatttgggttcgagcttatcaggttgaaactttttcacataagcatcgcagccccaaaatttaagaaacgacaactttggtttcttgcaaaccacagttcataaggcgtcgtctcaacggacttcgatggtgccctatttaaagtgaatgcaactgtctctaatgcataaccccaaaacgatagtggtaaattgataagagacatcatagatcgcaccatatctagtaaagtacgattacgacgttcggacacaccataacgttgtggtgttccaggtggcgtgagctgtgaaactattccacattgttttaattgaagatcaaactcgtaactcaaatattcgtctccgtgatcagattgcagaaactttattttcttgttatgatgatttttccacttcactctgaaattctttgaacctttcaactatttcagacttgtgtttcatcaagtagatatacccatatctgctcaaatcatcttgtgaaggtcagaaaataatgatacttgccacgagcatcaacactcattggaccatatacatcggtatgtattatttccatcaagtcagtagcttgttccattgttccagagaacggagttttagccatcttgcccaaaaggcacggttcgcaagcatcaaatgattcacaaccaagtgattccgaaaatccatctttatggagtttcttcatgcgctttacaccgatatgacccaaacggcagtgccacaaataagttgcactatcattatcaactttgcatctttggcatcaatattatgaatatgtgtattactacgatcgagatccaacaaactattttcattgggtgtatgaccatcgaaggttttattcatgtaaatagaacaacaattattctttgactttaaatgaataaccgtatcgcaataaacatgatcaaatcatattcatgctcaacgcaaacgccaaataacatttatttaggtttaacacaaatcccgaaagtatagggagtgtgcgatgatgatcatatcaatcttggaaccacttccaatacacatcgtcacttcaccctcaactagtctctgtttattctgtaactcctgtttcgagttactaatttttagcaaccgaataagtatcaaatactcacgggctactataaacactagtaaggtacacatcaataacctgtatatcaaatatacccttgttcactttgccatccttcttatccaccaaatattcagggcatttccgcttccagtgaccatttcctttgcagtgtaagcactcagtttcaggctttggtccaactttggtcttcttcacgggagtgacaacttgtttgccattctacttgaagtttccctttctttccctttgcccttttcttcaaaactagtggtcttgtcaatcatcaacatttgatgctctttcttgatttctaccttcgtcgatttcaacatcacgaagagcttgggattcactttcgtcatcccttgcatattatagttcatcacgaagttctactaacttggtgatggtgactagagaattctgtcaatcactatcttatctggaagattaactcccacttgattcaagcgattgaagtacccagacaatctgagcacatgctcactagttgagcgattctcctccatcttttagctatagaacttgttagagacttcatatctctcaactcgggtatttgctggaaatattaacttcaactcctggaacatctcatatggtccatgacgttcaaaacgtctttgaagtcccgagtctaagccgttaagcatggtgcactaaactatcaagtagtcatcatattgagctagccaaacgttcataacgtctgcatctgctcctgcaataggtttgtcacctagcggtgcatcaaggacataattcttctgcgcagcaatgaggataaacctcagatcacggatccaatcggcatcattgctactaacatttttcaacacaattttctctaggaacatgtcaaaataaacatatgaaagcaacaatacaagctattgttctacaacataatttgcaaaatactaccaggactaagttcatgataaatttaagttcaattaatcatattacttaagaactcccacttagacagacatctctctagtcatctaagtgatcacgtgatccaaatcaactaaaccataaccgatcatcacgtgagatggagtagttttcaatggtgaacatcattatgttgatcatatctactatatgattcacgctcgacctttcggtctccgtgttccgaggccatatctgcatatgctaggctcgtcaagttttaacctgagtattctgcgtgtgcaaaaactggcttgcacccgttgtagatggacgtagagcttatcacacccgatcatcacgtggtgtctgggcacgacgaactttggcaacggtgcatactcagggagaacacttcttgataatttaagtgggagatcatcttaaaatgctaccgtcaatcaaagcaagataagatgcataaaagataaacatcacatgcaatcaatataagtgctatgatatggccatcatcatcttgtgcttgtgatctccatctctgaagcaccgtcgtgatcaccatcgtcaccggcgcgacaccttgatcttcatcgtagcatcgttgttgtttacgccatctattacttctacgactatcgctaccgcttagtgataaagtaaaccaattacagggcgtttgcatttcatacaataaagcgacaaccatatggctccttccagttgccgatacttcggttacaaaacatgatcatctcatacaataaaatatagcatcacgtcttgaccatatcacatcacaacatgccctgcaaaaacaagttagacgtcctctactttgttgttgcaagttttacgtggctgctacgggcttagcaagaaccgttcttacctacgcatcaaaaccacaacgatagtttgtcaagttggtgctgttttaatcttcgcaaggaccgggcgtagccacactcggttcaactaaagtgagagagacagacacccgccagccacctttaagcacgagtgctcgtaacggtgaaaccagtctcgcgtaagcgtacgcgtaatgtcggtccgggccgcttcatctcacaataccgccgaaccaaagtatgacatgctggtaagcagtatgacttgtatcgcccacaactcacttgtgttctactcgtgcatataacatcaacgcataaaaccaggctcggatgccattgttggggaacgtagtaatttcaaaaaatttcctacgcacacgcaagatcatggtgatggcatagcaatgagaggggagagtgttgtctagtaccctcgtagaccgtaagcggaagcgttagcacaacgcggttgatgtagtcgtacgtcttcacaatccgaccgacccaagtaccgaacgtacggcacctccgagttcagcacacgttcagctcgatgacgatccccagacttcgatccagcaaagtgtcggggatgagttccgtcagcacgacggcgtggtgacgatgatgatgttctaccagcgcagggcttcgcctaaactccgcgacgatatgaccgaggtggaatatggtggaggggggcaccgcacacggctaaggaacgatccgtagatcaacttgtgtctatggggtgccccctgcccccgtatataaaggagggagggggaggccggccggcccttgttgggcgcgccaggaggaggagtcctcctcctagtaggagtaggactcctcctttcctactcctactaggaggggaaggaagggggagaggaggggaaggaaagagggggcgccgcccccctcctagtccaattcggaccagagggagagggggcgcgcggcccttcctggccgcccctctctcttcccaccaaggcccatgtggcccattaactctccgggaggGGTTcaggtaaccctccggcactccggttttctctgaaatcacccggaacacttccggtgtccgaatatagtcgtccaatatatcaatctttatgtctcgaccatttcgagactcctcgtcatgtccgtgatcacatccgagactccgaacaaacttcggtacatcaaaacttgtaaactcataataaaaccgtcatcgtaacgttaagcgtgcggaccctacgggttcgagaactatgtagacatgacctagaactattctcggtcaataaccaatagcggaacctggatgcccatattggttcctacatattctacgaagatctttatcggtcaaaccgcataacaacatacgttgttccctttgtcatcggtatgttacttgcccgagatttgatcgtcggtatctaatacctagttcaatctcgttaccggcaagtctctttactcgttctgtaacacatcatcttataactaactcattagttacaatgcttgcaaggcttaggtgatgagtattaccgagagggcccagagatacctctccgacaatcggagtgacaaaacctaatctcgaaatacgccaacccaacatgtacctttggagacacctgtagtactcctttataatcacccagttacattgtgacgtttggtagcacccaaagttttcctccggtagatgggagttgcataatctcatagttacaggtacatgtataagtcatgaagaaagcaatagcaacatactaaacgatcaagtgctaggctaacggaatgggtcaagtcaatcacatcattctcctaataatgtgatcccattaatcaaatgacaacacatgtctatagttaggaaacataaccatctttgattaatgagctagtcaagtagagacatactagtgactttatgtttgtctatgtattcacacgtgtatcatgtttccggttaatacaattctagcatgaataataaacatttatcatgatatgaggaaataagtaataactttattattgcttctagggcatatttccttcaccatcgccatccgatctcatctcgaaggccgaatttgtattcgaaatactgagattttgtatccgGAGCACTGTTCGGCCGATTACGCCTCAAGAACGTCCTCAAATGAGAAAActttctacacggattgtcttcgtctcctCGAAAtagtcgattttgatataaaaagtattaatccgaggtcgtatgtaAAAGTTTGAGCCATTCAAGTGCAGCCCTGCCATCACGCAAAAAGTCGTCTGCCCAATCAGACATGTGTCTGATAGGTAGGGCCACCAATTGTTTATTTTGCGCAAGCGTTTCGGCCCACGTGACGACCTTGAATCAAAAAACGTTCCACACAAAAGTTGTTCGTCTTGTCGAAACGGTCAAGTTTACTTTTTGGTTCATCTTCATCTTAGGTCGTTTGTGGCCTATGGGACCTAAAAACCGAATGTTGTCCGAGATTTAATTAAATCCGAGTTCggttaattttggaaagatttggacGTGATTTGGAGTCCTTTTGTTGTACGGGGAGTCCATTCGCCTCTTATATTGACAAGAgttgatggccgattgaacaacacacaatcgcaaaacccaTCTACAAACTTTCATCTCATATCCTAGTTTTCTGCTTCTCGTTCATCGGTGTTTGTCGCTTTGGAGAGCTCTGATCTACGAAGTCCTAGGGacgggcgaaccgacctagggcagcccatcacCGCCGTGCGTCCAGACGGGGTCTCTCCCGGCCGCGTGGGGTTTCAGGTCTTCAAAAGCgctcgccggattgtcttgcgtatcgcgcttccGGTGAGCCTCCTTCGGCGACGTGTCTTGCGTATCACGCTCGACGCTGATGGTACACATTGACGTGTTCGTTTGTGAACATGACCAAGGCGTGTATGCAATCTCGTCGGCGCTAGTCTCTCAAGGGTTGACGGATCCTAGGATTCTCGAAGCACTTGCATGTCGggaaacactctctctctctctctctctctctctctctctctctctctctcgcaaagaACCTCATGGTGTAGCAGATCAAAATTGCTTCAGATTGTAAGTCAGTGGTGCAGGACATAAATGGAGGCACTTTGGGGCCTATTGCTCCGATTGTGAATGAGATACATGCTActagtagcaactttatttcatGTAATTTTGTTTTTGAAGGTCGGCTCTTCAATATGGAGGCACGTAGTTTAGCAAAACATGCTTTACATCTAGATGAGCGTCATGGTATactcacggcagatgccatgggtaGGCTTATCGAACATGGTTGGGGCCAAAGGACGTCGGCGGGTTCCGGAAGCGAGATTGAGGACAAGTGATCTGCGACACACGATGTATCCAGGTTCGGGGCCCTCTGTGGAAGGTAACACCTAGTCCTACAAGATCTACTAGACGTATCACAAGAGGGCTACAATGATGCTCCTTGAGTTGTGTtgaatggaggaggaagaagagctagctctctccttctccatggaaaaatgtgtgtgtgtgggtgggtggtgGATATGGACATGTGAACCGAAGGGGAGCCGCCCCTCTGCatggagggctcctggggggtcTTATAGGCCGACCCCCATGGTACAATGGTAAATCTACACGGGAGCGGGCCCCAGTGTCATAGTGTTGGTCTTCGCGTGGGCCCCGCCGACAGGGCGTCATTGTGGCACATCTCCGGTCACATCACAGAGTAGTTGGAACAGTGCCGGGCCGTGCGGACGCCGCTCGCCCGGGCAGCGGAGCGGCGCTCACTGTAGCCGCACCTCCTCCG comes from Triticum aestivum cultivar Chinese Spring chromosome 5B, IWGSC CS RefSeq v2.1, whole genome shotgun sequence and encodes:
- the LOC123115291 gene encoding putative uncharacterized protein DDB_G0286901, which gives rise to MAKCFLVLAFLAFLLPAAYAMCHPDDLQAPRGFARKSNRRTLQQQQPNTITGTNNSVRSGSGNIVSGNSNTVVSGDNNNVSGSNNTVTSGSNNVIVDSNHVVTGNNNTVSGRNNMVTGNNNVVSGSNHVVSGDNKVVTGG